In Betaproteobacteria bacterium, the genomic window CACGATGCGCGCATCCACTCGCGCGCCGGCACGCAAGGCGGTGCCGGAGTGGGATTCACCGCCCTCCGGAAGATCCGGGACCGACGACTGGAAAAGCCGGAGGAACGTTGCCAGACGAGTCTGCTGCAGAGCGTCCACGGAACGGGCAGCGAAACGGGGTCAGCGCTTGCGGTAAAGCGCGGTGATGAGTTCGGCTTCGCCGCGCGAGATGCCGCACGACGAGGAGATATCGGGCGCTGCCCCGCCTCCCCTTGCCATCTGGATGGCCTGCGCGTAGGGCGTGGGCTGCTCGGCGGGAGTCTGGGCACGCTGAGCCTCCATCTGGGCGCGAAGCTCGGCGATCTGGAGCTTCAGCTCGGCAATCTCCTGCCTGAGCGGACCGATGGCGAGAGACGGCTCGGAGGACTTCCGCACCCCGCGCCACAGACGCAAGGCAGGCGAGCGGCCATGGCGCAGCAGAAGCAGGACTTCCGCGATGTACACGCCGAGAATGACGATGGCAGCGATCAGCAGTTCGCGCCAGGTAAGGACGATGGAATCCATTGGACGGCTCACATGATCCGGCAGAGCCAGTGTGACGCCGGCATCCGCCAGCGTCAATGCCGTCACGGGAAGACGGCCCGGCGGGATGGCCAGGTCGGATCAGCGCTGCGTGTACGTCTTCTGCAGGCGCTGGACATTGTTCGCGTTCTCGAGGATGTCGCGCAGTTCGCGCATCCAGTCCTGGGTCAGCGCCCGGATCTCCTCGTCCCGCTCCAGTATCTGCTGCAGCAGTTCGCGCTTGCGTGCCTGGATGTCGCCGGCCTGGGGGGGCTCCGCATCCAGTACGCGTGCCTGCTCGATCAGACGGTCGCGCGCCTGCTCGAGCTTGACGAGGCCATCCCAGTCGCTCGCGCGGGCGGCATCGAACATGCGCCCCGTGAGTTCGAGCGCCTCGCTGTAGATCTCGACGATTCGATTCTGCGACACCGCGTGCTGCCTCTTGCCGTTGCTCAGACCTTGCCGTTGCTCAGACCTTCCCGTAGCTCACCGGATTGCCGCGATCCCGCGGCAACGACGTGATCCCGCCTGCCTCGCTCTGCTTCTTCACGAGCGCCTGCCACGCCTCGCGAAGTTCGGACAACAGCAACCGCACTTCCTCCAGCAACGCTGGATCGTTGCGCAGATTGGCGAGCATCAGCCGGTCTCCCATGTACTCGTACAGCGCCGCGAGATTCTCGGCAAGTTCGCCGCCGGCCTGGGTATCCAGGGCGCAGGACAGGCCTTCTTCGAGGATCCGGAGCGCCTTCGTGATCTGCGCTCCCTTGGCGGCGATCTCGCCACGCTGCATCTCCACGAGGGCAGTCGAGACGGCACGAATCGCTCCGTCGTACAGCATGACGATCAGCATCTCCGGGGTCGCACCGGCCACTCCCGTCTCGACGTCCAGTCGGGCGTACGTCTTCAGGGCACTGTCGAATACCGCATTCATGTTCAATTTCCCGTGAAAAGTCACGAACGCGCGCGCATCCGGACCGATGGTTCAGGCGACCGGAACAGCGTCGGATCGCCGGCTGGGTCACCCCTTCGAATTGTTCAAGGCCGAAAGCTGCTGTGTCAGGTAATTGCTGGTCTGAAGCATGTTGGTCATCATCACGTCCAGGGCCGTGAACTGCGCCCTGTATCGCGTTTCCGTATCCTGCAATCGGCGGTTCAGCGTATCCCGCAGCCGGTCGATGTCGTCGATGGAGCGGTTCACTCCCTCGGTCCGGCTCGCCAGCGTTCCGTCGCCATCCAGAAAGCCGTCGATGAGGCTGCTCAGTCGGGCTGCGAAACCGGAGCCCACCGTGACGTTACCGCGTGCTCCCACGCTGCCTCCCGTGATTTCCAGTTCCAGCCCCTGCGTCACACTGCCATCGGCGCCCGTGAGCAGACGCCCTGAACCCGTGGCTTCCACGCCGCCGATCGTTCCCGCCACATCCACCCCTTGCGAGGAGAGCGGAAAATCTCCGAGCAGATCCAGGGCGCCGTTGCCCCCCAGTCCGACGGACGAGTCGGCGCCGTACCGGTTCGACAGGATGGTGAAGATGCCTGCGTCCTGAGTCACGGTCACGCCGCGGGATGCAGCCGAGAATGCCGATGCGCCGTTGATGGCCGACTGCACCATGGCGGCCAGCGAGGCCGCCGTATAGGTACCGGCCGTCAGCTTCACGGATGCGGTCAGATCGTCCAGAGCCACGTTCAGCGTGTCGTTCGTGCCTTCCTCGATGGTCAGGTTGGCCGCTGCGCTGCCTTCGATCCTGCCCTGCGTACCGAGCGCCGTGACGGTGAGCTCATAGGTGCCGGCCTGCGTGCGGGATGTCTGTTTCGACACGGAGACGAAACTGTCCGTGCTGCGGCCACTCTCGGCGAATAGCGCGCTGACGTCGTCCGCATTGGATTCGAGCGCGTCCGACAGTTTGCCCGTGTCCAGCTGGAGCGTGCCGTCGCGCTGGAAACCGATGCCGATCTGCGAGAGCGTGTTGAGCGCGAAATTGGAACCGAGCGATCCGCTCAGCGCGGCACGAAGCTGCGACTGGATGGTCCGGACGGCGCTGTCGCCGTTCAGCGCCGCCTTGGTCCCGGCCTTGACGTCGGCCGCGCTCACGCCCGTCAGAGTCTTGCTCAGTTCGTTGTAGGCGTCCACGAAATCCTGGACCGCGCTCTGGACGCCGGAAGTGTCCCGGCTCACCGTGACGGTCGTCGTCCCGGCCTTCAGCAGCGACACCGTAGCCCCTTCGATGGCATCGGAAAGGCTGTTGGAACTGCTGGCAATGGCCAACCCGTTGATGGTGAGTTCGGCGTCCTGGGCCTCGACCGTCTGGGTCAGGTTCTGCGTGCCCGCGGGGTCGTAGGAAAGCAGCGATTCCAGGGCGCTGTCTCCCGAGACGGAAATCTTCATGCTCCCGGCGGCGCCGGAACTGGCCGACTGGAGGACCAGGCGGTACGGGTTCGCGCTGCCGTCCCCGACGATGCTCGCGCGAACGCCGATGCCGGCCGCGTTGATCGCGTCCTTGATGCCGGACAGGGAGTTGTTGGTCGGATCGATCGTGACCACGCCGGTCGTCGACTGGGCGTTGGACGCGAAGCTCGCGCCGGAGTAGACGCCCGAAGTCAGCGTGCCGCCGGAGATGGTCCCGAACTCGAACCGCAATTCGGTACTGACGCCCGAGCCGATGGCATCGGTGGAGTTGGCCTGGCCGGCGGCCGCGAGGACGTGAGACTGGGCGAGCTGGGAGACGTCCAGACTGTACGTTCCGGTCTGGGCATTCGATTTTGCGGAGGCAGTGGCGACGGCCGTATCCGTACTCGTCGCCGAGCGGGTGACGAACTTCGTCCCTGTCGCGAGCGAGTCGACGGCGTCCTGAAACGTGGAGAGCGCCGAGCGCACGCCTCCATAGGCCGACAGTTTCGCCTGATAGCTGGCTTCCTTGACATCCAGGCGGTCGAGCGGCTGCCGCTCGATCGCCATCAACTGCGAAACGATGCTGTTGACGTCGAGGTTAGAGCCGATGCCTGGAGTGGAGATAGCCATGACGTCCGCGTGCCAGATTGACGATAACCGTGTTTACGGCATGCCTGGCGGGCGCCTTGAGCCGGTCCGCGTCAGACTTTCTGGTTGAAGAGCATCCCTTCCAGCTTGTCCATGTTCTTGGCAAGCGCCACCAGTTCTTCCGAGGGAATCTGGCGAATCACCTCGTTCGTCGTGGAGTCGACCACCTTGATGATCGTCTTCCCGATATCCTTGTCGATGGAGAACTGCAGCTTGGCGCCAGCGGCCGAAGCCACGTCCTGCGCATCCTGCACGGTCCTCGCGAGATCCGCGGCCTCGACGGCTTCCGCAGATTCCTGCGCGCGCGGCTTGTTGGGCGTCACGGGCTTCGCAGCCTGTGCCGCAGGTGTGGCCGCAGCCGGGTTCGCTGCGCTGGAGCCCGCTTCGCCCACTCGGGGCTTGAGAGCCGACAACATCGTCGCCTGAACAACCATGATCTGAATCCTCAAGACATTGCAGCGTTCGGCCGGCGGCGATTACCGCCGGCCTTCATGGAACGCTTACTGCAGCAGCGACAGCACGTTCTGCGGGATCGCGTTCGCCTGCGCCAGGACGGCGGTGCCGGCCTGTTGCAGGATCTGCGAGCGCGTCAGCGCTGCGGTTTCGGCCGCGAAGTCCGCATCACGGATGCGCGAGCGGGACGCCGTCAGGTTCTCGGACGTCGTCTGCAGGTTCGCCACGGTGTTCTCGAAGCGGGACTGCAGAGCGCCGAACCGGGCACGTTGACCGTTCACCGCAGCGAGTGCTGCATCCACGATCGCCAGAGCGCTGTTGGCACCGGCCACGTTGGAGACGTCGATCGTCGAAACGGATTGCAGCGTTGCCGAACCGTCGGCCACGTTGGTGCCGCCGCTGTTCGCGATGGCGAAACCGCGATCGGAGGCGAACTCGAGGTAGCCCACGACCTGCAGACCGGCGCCGGCCGCAGCCGCCACACCCGTCTCGTAGTTGTCGTTCGTCGCGTCGTAGTTGCCCAATGTGATCCCGCCGCCCGAAGACGCGCCGTTGTCCACGCGGATGTTCTCGCCGGAGGCGTTCTCCAGGATGATGCCGTCCTGGGTGTCGTTGAGCTTGGCAGTGACGCCCGTCTTCGACGCGGCGTCGTTGATGGACGAAACCGCGCTCGCCAGGCCTTCTGCCGTGTCCACCGCGCCGACGGAGAACGTCACGTTCACGGCCGTTGTGTTGTTGGACGTGAAGGACAGCGTGTAGCTCTCATCGGCGGTGTCGAACGCCAGTTGCGACTTGGTGCGGCCCGTCGCCGTCACGCCCGTGACGTCGGACTGGGAATTGACCTTGTTGGCCAGTGTGCGAGCCGTATCGGTCGCCACGGCGCTGATGGTCGCCGACTCCAGACCCTGGATGTCGAAGTCCTCGGCGGTGAACGCGGCGGTGTCGCTCGCCGTGATGATCGCGCTCTTGTAGTTGTTGTTGCCGTAGACCGTGGTGCGGAAATCGCCGGTCTGCGCCGTGATGATCTGGTTGGCGTTCGCGCCGACCTGGAATGCCGCGGAACCGAACGAGCCGTCGAGCAGCTTCAGTCCGTTGAATTCCGTGTTGTTCGCAATCCGGTCCAGTTCCGCGACCAGCTGGCCCACTTCCGCCTGCAGCGCCTTGCGGTCACCGGCAGAATTCGATGCGTTGGCCGACTGGACGGACAGTTCGCGAATACGCTGGAGAATGTCGCCGGACGACTGGAGCGCGCCTTCTGCAGTCTGCGACAGCGAGATACCGTCATTGGCGTTGCGGCGAGCCTGTTCGAGGCCGCGGATCTGCGAAGTGAAACGCTCGGAAATCGCGAGGCCGGCAGCGTCGTCCTTGGCGGAGTTGATACGCAGCCCCGACGACAGCCGCTGCAGGGCGGTTGCGAGCGATCCTTGCGAGGTGCTGAGGTTACGCTGCGCGTTGAGCGAAGCGACGTTGGTGCCGATTACTTGAGACATGAATTCCTCTCGACGATAGTCAAAGTTGCGTGATTCCTAACCCGACTGTGGTTACCCTCGCCATCAAAGGCCTTCAAACCGCTGTCACAAAGGATTTACGGCTGACACCTCAAAATCTTGAGTACCGGGAGATTTGCGCCTTTCCAGTTTATGTGGTAGGCGCAAATCCCGCGTCCGAAGCCGAATCCCGGGCATGTCTCGCCTTAACGGCCGGACCCTCGAAGTCTTCAGCCGTTCGCCGGGATTTCTTCCGCGAACAAGGGTCGACCCCCCTTCCCGGTCAACTTCGCCCCTGCCGGGACCGGCCGACCGGGATGTCCCGCCCCTTGGATTCGCCCTCTTCCACAGGATTCGGCGCGCCCGTGCCCTGCCGGTTACGGGACGCAGCCGCCCGCATCCGGTAGTCCGGTCTCGCGCCGGAGATTCCCCATGTCGCCCTGGAGGATCAGACGCCCGTCGAGGTCCCGCACAATGGCGCTGGTCGCGACGGTTTCGTCCGTGCGCCGGAAGTGGCTCGGGGTGACGGGCCAGAGGTCGCCTTCGGCCCCCGAGGCGGAGACCGTGACCAGATGATCGCCTCGCACCCGGACGGTCAGTGACTCCTCGTCGCCGCTGTCCTGCCACGTAAACCTGCGCGTGACCGTCCGATAGCATCCGGCCATCGCGCCCAGTTCGGATGACTCCAACGCCATCACGGGGGGCGGTTCCGGCCGGGAGAACCCTCCTTCCAGCGCGGTCTCGACCGCATCCTGCATTTCGCGCAGGGCCCGGGGCTTGAAGGCGTTGATGACGAGAAAGTAACCGACGCCCGCCTCTCGCCGATAGCCGAGGCGGGACAGATACCCGTCCGCGTCTCCGCCATGTCCCATCCAGACGAATCCGTCATGGACGTATTGGTACACCCCCTTCGCGTAGCCATAGCGCAGCCCCGATCGGGCCGCCAGCGTGGTGTCGGGCGTTTCCAGCCGGCTCATCTCCGCCGAAGACAGCACCGCCGCCCGGGACGGCTCGAGGAGCCACTGTAGAAATCGCGCCATGTCCCGGCCGTCTGCATTGAGACCGCCGAATGCGCGATACAACACGTGCCAGTAAGGCAGGGGTTTCACTCCGTCGGAGTCGTAGCCCTGCGCCAGGCGCGCCGCCGCGCTGCTGTCCAGCCGGAATCCGGCAGAACTCATGCCCAGAGGGCGCAGGATCCGGGATGCAACGAAGGACTCGTACTCTTCGCCGCTCAGGCGTTCGATGACGAGCGCCGCCATCCCCGCGCCCACGTTGGAGTAGGACGAGTACCTTCCCGGCGGCCAGCGCAACAGACGGGACGATGGATCGAGACGAAAGGCTTCATCGAGGGAGAGCGGCTTCGGGTCGGTCGAATCGAATTCGATGCGGCTCAGGTCCGACAGCCCGGCGGTATGCTCCAGCAAATGCCCCACCCGCACCGGATCGCTCTTCTCCCACGGATTGACGAACGGCGCCTCCGGAATGATCGTCCGCAAGGGGCTGTCGAGACCTTGGTCGACGTTCCGGAGCGCGATCAGGGTCGCGATTCCCGTAAAGACCTTGGTGACCGATCCGATGCGCCACAGGGTGTCGCCGTCGACGGCCCTTCCAATCTGCCTGTCTGCGGTTCCACCGCCCCCCACGTAGACAGGCTGTCCATCCTTGACGACCGCCAGGCCGAACCCGGCCACCGCATGACGCGCACGCAGCGATTCGAGAGTGCTCAGGAGGCCGGGGAGATCCAATGCGAGCGAGGGACCGGCAGGAACCAGGGCGGCGATGAAGCATGCCATGCCGACGATCGCACCGGCTCCGCTCCGGTACAGGAGGCCGAACCGGATGCCGGGGCCGTCAGCGGAGCGAGGCGTTGATCTTCTCCAGCACGGCGCTGCCGGGACACAGTTCCTTCGCCCCAGCGTGTTGAGCGGAGCCTCCACGGTCTTGAGATGCCGGTGGAGATCTTCCGCCCGTGGATCGGCATACAGCAGTCCGGTCACGACCTCGCCTTTCGCCTGGTGCTCCTGGATGTAATTGAGCGCGGCCACCTTGTCGGTCGGATCGTGATCCTCGTCGATCTTGCGCAGACGCAGCACCGTTCCGTCGTGCTGGGTGATCTCGACCACCTCCCCTTCCTCGTAGTCGGCCGTGATGGGAGAGCGGCCTTCGATGAAGTCGATGCGGTTCACGGCATCGTTGTGCTCGCGCACGTAGTCGTAGCTCTTGGTGCTGCCTGCGTGATTGTTGAAGGCGACGCAGGGGCTGATCACGTCGATGAAGGCCGCGCCCTGGTGGTGGATTGCCGCCTTGATGAGCGGAACGAGTTGCCGCTTGTCGCCCGAGAATCCGCGTGCCACGAAAGTCGCACCCATGATGAGTGCCAGCGACGCCGTGTCGATCGGCGAATCCATGTTGACCACACCCCGCTTGGAGCGCGAACCCTCGTCCGCAGTCGCCGAGAACTGCCCCTTGGTCAACCCGTAGACGCCGTTGTTCTCGAGGACGTACACCATGTTGACACCGCGGCGCATCACGTGCGCGAACTGGCCGAGGCCGATGGAGGCCGAATCTCCGTCACCGGAGACGCCCAGATACAGCAATTGCCGGTTCGCGAGATTGGCGCCGGTAAGCACCGAGGGCATGCGCCCGTGCACGGTGTTGAATCCGTGCGAGTTGCCGAGGAAGTAGTCCGGCGTCTTCGACGAACACCCGATGCCGGAGAGCTTGGCGACACGGTGCGGCTCGACGTTCATCTCCCAGCAGGCCTGGATGATCGCGGCCGATATCGAGTCATGACCGCACCCGGCGCAGAGCGTCGAAATCTTGCCTTCGTAATCCCGCCTCGTGTAGCCGACCCGGTTGGTCGGCAGCGTGGGGTGATGCAGCTTGGGCTTGGCGATGTAGGTCATGTCAGGCCACCTTGTCCTTGCGCAGCGGTTCGATGTTCAGCACGCGGATCCGGCTTTCGATTTCGTCGATGATGAACCGTGCGGTGATGGGCGTGCCGTCGTAGTGCAAGACGGGCATGACACGGGCAGGATCGAGATTGAGTTCGTTCACGAGCATGGTGCGCAACTGCGCGTCACGGTTCTGCTCGACCACGAAGACGAGATCGTGCTCCAGCACGAACTCGCTCACGGCATCGCTGAACGGAAATGCCCGGATGCGCATGGTGTCGACGTGGGTGCCCTCTTCCTCGAGCGTCACTGCCGCCTCCGCCATCGCCGGACTCGTCGATCCGTAGAAGATCACCCCGAATCGGGTTTTCTGCTTGCATCGGGTGATGACGGGCTGCGGCACCAGCCCCTTCGCCGTTTCCAGCTTCTGCAGCAGGCGCTGGACGTTGTAGGTGTAGTCGTCGCCCTTCTCCGAGTAGGCAGCGTAGGGATTGCGCGTGGTGTTCCGGGTGAAATAACCGCCCTTGGTGGGATGCGTGCCCGGATAGGTGCGATAGGGAACGCCGTCGCCGTCGACGTCGAGATAGCGCCCGAAGGTCACACCCGCGTCGAGCATCTCGCGGGTCATCACCTTGCCGCGGTCGTACTCCCGCGAGTCGTCCCAGCGGAAAGGCTCGCACAAGCGCTGGTTCATCCCGATGTCCAAGTCCGTCATCACGAAGACAGGGGTCTGAAGCCGGTCGGCCAGGTCCAGCGCCGCAGCGGAGTGCTCGAAACACTCGTACGGATCCTCGGGAAAGAGCAGCACGTGCTTGGTGTCGCCATGGGAGGCGTAGGCACATGCCAGGATGTCCGCCTGCTGCGTGCGTGTCGGCATGCCGGTGGACGGTCCGCCTCTTTGCACGTTGATGAGAGTCACCGGAATCTCGGCGAAATACGCGAGGCCGATGAACTCGGTCATGAGCGAGATGCCCGGACCGGAGGTCGCAGTGAACGATCTCGCCCCGTTCCAGCCCGCGCCGACGCACATGCCGATGGACGCGAGCTCGTCTTCGGCCTGCACGATGGCGTAGCGGTTCTCTCCGGTTTCCGGATCGACGCGCAACTTGGCGCAATAGCGCTGAAAGGCCTCGGCCAGCGAGGACGAGGGCGTGATCGGATACCAGGCGCACACCGTGGCACCGCCGTACACGCAGCCGAGCGCGGCCGCGCTGTTGCCGTCGATGAAGATCTTGTTGCCGACGTTGTCCGCCCGCCGGACCCGGAGGCCAATGGGATGCTGGAGATGCTTCCGGGCGTACTCGCGTCCCATGGCGAGGGCGTTGAGGTTGGGCTGCAGCAGCTTCTCCTTGCCCTTGTACTGCTCACCGATGAGGGAGGCGATGGCTTCCGGGTCCATGTCCAGCAGAACCGACAGCGCGCCGATGTAGATGATGTTCTTGAAGAGCTGCCGCTGCCGCGGATCGCTGTAGGCCGCATTGCACAGCTCGGTGAGCGGCATGCCGATCACGTTCACGTCGTCGCGGAATTTCGACGGGGGCAGAGGCTTGGAACTGTCGTAGAACAGATAGCCGCCCGGCTCGATCTCCTTGATGTCGGCGTCCCAGGTCTGTGGATTCATGGCCACCATGAGATCCACGCCACCACGCCGTCCGAGCCAACCCTTCTCGTTCACCCGGACCTCGTACCACGTGGGCAGACCCTGGATGTTGGAAGGAAAGATGTTGCGGGCTGACCGGCACGCCCATCCGCAGGATGGATTTGGCGAACAGCTCGTTGGCCGACGCCGACCCCGAACCGTTGACGTTGGCGAACTTGACGACGAAATCGTTGGTCGCAGCGAGTGCTTTCACGCAGCGCTCCTCTCCGTGCTCCGGGTCTGGCATCCCGGTCCCGCATGTGTCATTTCCAGCAAGAACTTCTGCATGTCCCAGGCGCCCGTCGGGCAGCGCTCGGCGCACAGGCCGCAATGCAGGCAGACGTCCTCGTCCTTGACCATGATGCGTCCGGTCTTGAGTGCCGGCGATACGTAGAGGTCCTGTTCCGCATTGAGCGCCGGCGCGTTGAGACGCTGGCGCAGGTCGGCCTCTTCGCCATTGGCGGTAAAGGTGATGCAGTCCATGGGACAGATGTCCGCGCAGGCGTCGCACTCGATGCATAGGTCACGTCCGAACACCGTCTGTACGTCGCAGTTCAGGCAGCGCTCGGCCTCCTTGTACGCCGTGGCCGCGTCGAATCCCAGTTCGACCTCCACCTTGATGCTGCGCAGGGCGCGCTCGGCGACCGCCCAGGGAACGCTGTGGCGCTTGTCCCCGGACACGTCGTTGTCGTAGCTCCACTCGTGGATGCCCATCTTCTGCGAGGTGAGCCGGGTGCGCGGATCGGGTCGCTGCCGGATGTCCTCGCCCAGACAGAACTTGTGGATGGACACGGCGGCTTCGTGACCGTGGGCCACGGCCGTGATGATGTTCTTGGGACCGAAAGCGGCATCCCCGCCGAAAAAGACGTTGGGAATCGTCGACTGGTGCGTGGAAGCGTCCAGGACAGGCAGCCCCCAGCGGTCGAACTCCATGCCAAGATCGCGCTCGATCCAGGGAAAGGCGTTTTCCTGGCCGACCGCAATCAGCACCTCGTCACACTCGAAGCTCTGATCCGGTTCGCCGGTGGGCAGGAGCTGGCGCCGGCCCTTCTCGTCGTACACCGCGTGCACCTTCTCGAAGGTCATGCCGGTGAGACGTCCCGCGCTGTGCTCGAAGCTCTTGGGCACCAGGTAGTTGAGGATGGGAATGCCTTCGTGGATCGCGTCCTCCTTCTCCCAGGGAGACGCCTTCATCTCCTCGAATCCGGAACGGACGATCACCTTGACGTCCTCGCCCCCCAGACGGCGCGCCGACCGGCAGCAGTCCATGGCCGTGTTGCCGCCGCCCAGCACGATCACGCGCTTGCCGACCTTGTCCACATGGCCGAAGGACACGGAAGCGAGCCAATCGATGCCGATGTGGATATGGCCGGCAGCCTCCTTGCGTCCGGGAACGTCGAGATCGCGGCCCCGGGGCGCGCCCGTGCCGACGAAGACCGCGTCGTAGCCCTGCCCCAGGAGGGCGCGCAGCGAATCGATGCGGCTGCCCCCGCGGAACGTCACACCCATGTCGAGGATGTAACCGGTTTCCTCGTCGATCACCTCTTCCGGCAACCGGAAACGCGGAACCTGGGTTCGCATGAAGCCGCCCGGCTTGGGATCGCCCTCGAACACGGTCACGTCGTACCCGAGCGGCGCGAGATCGCGGGCCACGGTCAGCGAGGCCGGCCCTCCCCCGACACAGGCGATCCGGCGGCCATTGCCGGTCGCGGGTGGACGGGGCATGCGGGATCGCACGTCGCCCTTGTGATCGGCCGCGACTCGCTTCAGGCGGCAGATCGCGACGGGTTCGGGCTTCTCGAGGTTGGCCTCCTCGACGCGGCCGCGGCGGCAGGCGGGCTCGCAGGGGCGGTCGCAGGTGCGGCCGAGGATGCCGGGGAAGACGTTGGACTGCCAGTTGACGAGGTACGCATCGGCATACCTGCCTGCTGCGATCAATCGAATGTATTCGGGAACCGGAGTGTGGGCCGGACAGGCCCACTGACAATCCACCACCTTGTGGAAGTACTGGGGACTACGGATATCGGTTGGCTGCAACGCCTCCTCCGCGTGTCTTGATTTTTCCTTGTACGACCGGTCTGTCTGGGGCCGCCGTCCGTGTACGGTCACGCCCCGCTCCCGCTTGCCAACGCGTGGAGAGGTCGTCCGGCAGTGTAATGCCTCGTTACAGAAACGGGAAGTTCGAACGGCCCGTTGACCGCAAGTGCTTG contains:
- a CDS encoding FAD-dependent oxidoreductase produces the protein MQPTDIRSPQYFHKVVDCQWACPAHTPVPEYIRLIAAGRYADAYLVNWQSNVFPGILGRTCDRPCEPACRRGRVEEANLEKPEPVAICRLKRVAADHKGDVRSRMPRPPATGNGRRIACVGGGPASLTVARDLAPLGYDVTVFEGDPKPGGFMRTQVPRFRLPEEVIDEETGYILDMGVTFRGGSRIDSLRALLGQGYDAVFVGTGAPRGRDLDVPGRKEAAGHIHIGIDWLASVSFGHVDKVGKRVIVLGGGNTAMDCCRSARRLGGEDVKVIVRSGFEEMKASPWEKEDAIHEGIPILNYLVPKSFEHSAGRLTGMTFEKVHAVYDEKGRRQLLPTGEPDQSFECDEVLIAVGQENAFPWIERDLGMEFDRWGLPVLDASTHQSTIPNVFFGGDAAFGPKNIITAVAHGHEAAVSIHKFCLGEDIRQRPDPRTRLTSQKMGIHEWSYDNDVSGDKRHSVPWAVAERALRSIKVEVELGFDAATAYKEAERCLNCDVQTVFGRDLCIECDACADICPMDCITFTANGEEADLRQRLNAPALNAEQDLYVSPALKTGRIMVKDEDVCLHCGLCAERCPTGAWDMQKFLLEMTHAGPGCQTRSTERSAA
- a CDS encoding beta-lactamase family protein, with amino-acid sequence MACFIAALVPAGPSLALDLPGLLSTLESLRARHAVAGFGLAVVKDGQPVYVGGGGTADRQIGRAVDGDTLWRIGSVTKVFTGIATLIALRNVDQGLDSPLRTIIPEAPFVNPWEKSDPVRVGHLLEHTAGLSDLSRIEFDSTDPKPLSLDEAFRLDPSSRLLRWPPGRYSSYSNVGAGMAALVIERLSGEEYESFVASRILRPLGMSSAGFRLDSSAAARLAQGYDSDGVKPLPYWHVLYRAFGGLNADGRDMARFLQWLLEPSRAAVLSSAEMSRLETPDTTLAARSGLRYGYAKGVYQYVHDGFVWMGHGGDADGYLSRLGYRREAGVGYFLVINAFKPRALREMQDAVETALEGGFSRPEPPPVMALESSELGAMAGCYRTVTRRFTWQDSGDEESLTVRVRGDHLVTVSASGAEGDLWPVTPSHFRRTDETVATSAIVRDLDGRLILQGDMGNLRRETGLPDAGGCVP
- a CDS encoding DUF2802 domain-containing protein, with amino-acid sequence MDSIVLTWRELLIAAIVILGVYIAEVLLLLRHGRSPALRLWRGVRKSSEPSLAIGPLRQEIAELKLQIAELRAQMEAQRAQTPAEQPTPYAQAIQMARGGGAAPDISSSCGISRGEAELITALYRKR
- a CDS encoding flagellar protein FlaG, giving the protein MLSALKPRVGEAGSSAANPAAATPAAQAAKPVTPNKPRAQESAEAVEAADLARTVQDAQDVASAAGAKLQFSIDKDIGKTIIKVVDSTTNEVIRQIPSEELVALAKNMDKLEGMLFNQKV
- a CDS encoding flagellar protein FliT; translation: MSQNRIVEIYSEALELTGRMFDAARASDWDGLVKLEQARDRLIEQARVLDAEPPQAGDIQARKRELLQQILERDEEIRALTQDWMRELRDILENANNVQRLQKTYTQR
- a CDS encoding flagellin; the protein is MSQVIGTNVASLNAQRNLSTSQGSLATALQRLSSGLRINSAKDDAAGLAISERFTSQIRGLEQARRNANDGISLSQTAEGALQSSGDILQRIRELSVQSANASNSAGDRKALQAEVGQLVAELDRIANNTEFNGLKLLDGSFGSAAFQVGANANQIITAQTGDFRTTVYGNNNYKSAIITASDTAAFTAEDFDIQGLESATISAVATDTARTLANKVNSQSDVTGVTATGRTKSQLAFDTADESYTLSFTSNNTTAVNVTFSVGAVDTAEGLASAVSSINDAASKTGVTAKLNDTQDGIILENASGENIRVDNGASSGGGITLGNYDATNDNYETGVAAAAGAGLQVVGYLEFASDRGFAIANSGGTNVADGSATLQSVSTIDVSNVAGANSALAIVDAALAAVNGQRARFGALQSRFENTVANLQTTSENLTASRSRIRDADFAAETAALTRSQILQQAGTAVLAQANAIPQNVLSLLQ
- the fliS gene encoding flagellar export chaperone FliS, which translates into the protein MNAVFDSALKTYARLDVETGVAGATPEMLIVMLYDGAIRAVSTALVEMQRGEIAAKGAQITKALRILEEGLSCALDTQAGGELAENLAALYEYMGDRLMLANLRNDPALLEEVRLLLSELREAWQALVKKQSEAGGITSLPRDRGNPVSYGKV
- the fliD gene encoding flagellar filament capping protein FliD; its protein translation is MAISTPGIGSNLDVNSIVSQLMAIERQPLDRLDVKEASYQAKLSAYGGVRSALSTFQDAVDSLATGTKFVTRSATSTDTAVATASAKSNAQTGTYSLDVSQLAQSHVLAAAGQANSTDAIGSGVSTELRFEFGTISGGTLTSGVYSGASFASNAQSTTGVVTIDPTNNSLSGIKDAINAAGIGVRASIVGDGSANPYRLVLQSASSGAAGSMKISVSGDSALESLLSYDPAGTQNLTQTVEAQDAELTINGLAIASSSNSLSDAIEGATVSLLKAGTTTVTVSRDTSGVQSAVQDFVDAYNELSKTLTGVSAADVKAGTKAALNGDSAVRTIQSQLRAALSGSLGSNFALNTLSQIGIGFQRDGTLQLDTGKLSDALESNADDVSALFAESGRSTDSFVSVSKQTSRTQAGTYELTVTALGTQGRIEGSAAANLTIEEGTNDTLNVALDDLTASVKLTAGTYTAASLAAMVQSAINGASAFSAASRGVTVTQDAGIFTILSNRYGADSSVGLGGNGALDLLGDFPLSSQGVDVAGTIGGVEATGSGRLLTGADGSVTQGLELEITGGSVGARGNVTVGSGFAARLSSLIDGFLDGDGTLASRTEGVNRSIDDIDRLRDTLNRRLQDTETRYRAQFTALDVMMTNMLQTSNYLTQQLSALNNSKG